A genomic stretch from Chiloscyllium plagiosum isolate BGI_BamShark_2017 chromosome 2, ASM401019v2, whole genome shotgun sequence includes:
- the LOC122539581 gene encoding zinc finger protein 131-like yields MEEKEAYLPDDLEDTIECHFAHTPVSRAEAARAVEMFHGFAVQLENMEDTFGWIDDMHIGVSNLAFRHLIEFTYTAKLMLLQEEEASDVWKAAEYLQMEEAMKALNNRDNADSPAKAKTSGKRKAKKRTIAETSNVITETLPSIQETDTVEIDQENVFAAEIVEINAEEMGEESGTTVMEAVENLPTADDSMQPSGDAAGSEQPAESALALLADITSKYQQDELDKELEKEGERESAGQSQEESETSIVTEDGIHIVEVLAQGDKLFCCEKCSRSFRLFYHFKEHLKVHSGENYVCHLCSKQYTRESAWKQHLSSHREEEGGNKKPRCVRKVHVCQYCEKQFDHFGHFKEHLRKHTGEKPFECPNCHERFARNSTLKCHLVACRTGTGAKKGRKKMYECQVCSSVFPSWDQFKNHLAVHTGEKPNHCTICDMWFMRASELRQHVKDVHGAAEQEVGEVTEIVVPVEVIDTEAMEGETIIEQVTV; encoded by the exons ATGGAAGAAAAGGAAGCTTATCTCCCTGATGACCTTGAAGATACCATTGAATGCCATTTTGCTCACACACCTGTTTCCCGAGCTGAAGCTGCAAGGGCTGTTGAGATGTTTCATGGTTTTGCAGTGCAGCTTGAAAACATGGAAGACACGTTTGGCTGGATTGATGATATG CATATTG GAGTGAGTAACCTTGCATTCCGACATCTGATTGAGTTTACTTATACTGCCAAGCTGATGTTACTGCAGGAGGAAGAGGCAAGTGATGTATGGAAAGCAGCAGAATACTTGCAGATGGAAGAGGCTATGAAAGCACTCAACAACCG AGACAATGCAGACTCACCGGCAAAAGCAAAGACATCTGGCAAGAGGAAAGCCAAGAAGCGGACAATAGCAGAAACCTCGAACGTCATTACGGAAACCCTGCCATCCATCCAAGAAACAGACACTGTAGAAATTGACCAGGAGAATGTCTTTGCTGCGGAGATTGTGGAGATCAACGCGGAAGAGATGGGAGAGGAGTCTGGGACTACTGTAATGGAAGCAGTGGAGAACCTGCCGACGGCAGATGACTCGATGCAGCCATCTGGTGATGCGGCGGGATCAGAACAACCGGCCGAATCGGCACTTGCTTTGCTTGCCGATATCACCAGCAAATACCAACAGGATGAGCTGGACAAGGAGCTGGAAAAGGAAGGGGAACGAGAGTCTGCAGGCCAGTCCCAGGAGGAGTCAGAAACGTCCATTGTAACAGAGGATGGGATCCACATTGTGGAAGTGCTGGCGCAGGGTGACAAACTGTTCTGTTGTGAGAAATGCAGCCGCTCCTTCAGACTCTTTTACCACTTCAAGGAGCACCTAAAGGTGCACTCGGGAGAGAACTATGTATGTCACCTTTGCAGCAAACAATACACACGGGAGAGTGCCTGGAAGCAGCACCTGTCCTCCCACCGAGAAGAGGAAGGTGGGAACAAGAAGCCACGGTGTGTCCGCAAAGTGCATGTGTGTCAGTACTGTGAGAAACAGTTTGACCACTTTGGACATTTTAAAGAACACCTTCGAAAGCATACGG GTGAGAAGCCCTTTGAGTGTCCAAACTGTCACGAGCGATTTGCCAGGAATAGCACACTGAAATGTCACTTAGTGGCCTGCCGAACGGGTACGGGTgcaaagaaaggaaggaagaagaTGTACGAGTGTCAG GTTTGCTCCAGCGTCTTCCCCAGCTGGGACCAGTTTAAGAATCATCTGGCAGTGCACACAGGCGAGAAACCCAATCACTGCACCATTTGTGATATGTGGTTCATGCGGGCCAGCGAACTGCGGCAACATGTCAAGGACGTCCATGGAGCTGCTGAGCAGGAAGTGGGTGAGGTGACGGAGATTGTCGTGCCCGTGGAGGTCATTGACACTGAGGCGATGGAGGGGGAGACTATCATTGAGCAGGTGACGGTGTAG